Proteins encoded within one genomic window of Humulus lupulus chromosome 1, drHumLupu1.1, whole genome shotgun sequence:
- the LOC133807002 gene encoding uncharacterized protein LOC133807002, whose protein sequence is MSSFVITRSLKSFISDPNNTFVGVGVEDIVSNLRHEYGISCCDDEMKRLIDVRSLAKERYPFSFGGRAELIGLKTLAYQLVKLPRSKPRKDNIVYLSHDFESLKLEKELVKSACIDVYASFRIGHKLIKEI, encoded by the coding sequence ATGAGCAGTTTCGTCATTACTCGATCTCTGAAGAGCTTTATTAGTGATCCAAACAACACATTTGTGGGAGTTGGAGTTGAAGATATCGTTTCTAATCTACGTCATGAGTATGGAATATCATGTTGCGATGATGAGATGAAGAGGTTGATTGATGTACGTAGTTTGGCTAAAGAACGTTACCCCTTTAGCTTCGGTGGAAGAGCAGAGCTGATTGGCCTCAAAACACTTGCTTATCAATTGGTCAAACTTCCTCGGTCGAAACCACGTAaggataatattgtttatttaagtCATGATTTTGAGTCTTTGAAGCTTGAGAAGGAGCTTGTTAAGAGTGCTTGTATTGATGTTTATGCTTCGTTTAGAATTGGTCACAAGCTAATCAAGGAAATCTAA